The following DNA comes from Spirulina major PCC 6313.
GACCATCGTTAGACACAGCTAACATCTCTGCTCCGGCGAGGTCGGTGAGGGTAAACACCACTTCTCCCCGAATCTCTGTATTTTGTGCGATATTTTGTGCGATATTTTGTGCGATCGCCGGGGAGATTTCCAGACTCAATGGGAGTAACGCCAGGGTAGACAATAAAACGGATTGAACCCCAATTTTTAGCTTGGACTGCACACCTGTTTTCGAGCAATGCTTCACACCAAAATCATTCCAGTTCATGGCTTTTACCGATCTGAGACAAGGTCACAGTCCTAACCCTACAATGTCAACAAATCGCTTGGGTTAACAAGAGAATAAATGAACTTTAACGCTTAGATCTTGCCGCCGAATGACTCATCGCAGCGCGATCAATGCGCTCAATCTTGAGTCTGCTGATCTTGCTGATATTGGGCAAACAATGCCGGATAAATCACCACAAAAAACACCATCCAAGTCACCATCGGCACCGCCACCAACCCCGTCACCCAGACCCGATGGAACAGCAGCCAACTGCCGCCAATACTGCCAAATCCTGTCAGTAAAATTGACCAGGGTTGACACCACCAGGGTTTGAGTTGCCACACCGTGACGGGAGCGGATGGGGATTTTAATTCAGAGGGTTGGGTCATCGCGTTTAATCACGTTGAGGTTAATCGGCTTCAATCCGTTGTACCCACAGGCTAAAGTTGCCGGGGAAAAAGTGCGGGTTTAAGGCTTGGTCGTATTCAAATTTACTCAGCATCAGTTGACAGGCGATGATGTGGCGGGTGGTGAGGGGTGGCGCATCGCTGAGGGTTTTGGCGCGGAAAACGGCTTTGAACTGGTCAAAGGGGAGTTCGACGGTGAGCCATTGACCGGCGGCAGTGTCGAAGGAGGTGGCGTAAGCGATGCCGTCCCAACTGGATTGATCGCGGAGGAAAAATTTGTAGCGTTGACCGTCGCCTTTGATGCGTAACCGGATGCCGCTGTAGGCGCTGAGGTCGCGGGGGGGGTCAAAGTCGCGCGATCGCACCGACACAAACCCCCCGGAGCGATCCGTGGAGGTATAGCCCGTAAACAAGGCTCCGTCGGCTTGTTTTTCAATACGGCTAGCACTAACCCCTCCCATCACCCCATCATCAATACTGCGCCATTGGTGATGCAGTTCGGTGAGGGATAGGGTTTGAAAATCAAATAAAATCATCCGAGGTTGTGAAAATGAGCGACAGGTTGAGAAGCGTTCCGGCATGATCTAGATCGCGCTGGGCAGCCCCTAATCAAAGGGTAGGATAATTTCAAACTCGGTGCGATCGCCCGGTGTGGAGGTAAACAAAAACTCGCCGCCATGCTTTGCGGTGATGATTTGATAACTGAGGGACAAACTGGTTTCCTTTTCTGTCCGGCGTTGGATCGTGAAGGATTCCCGCAGTTTTTCCTGTTCATCGGCGCTCATTCCCGGCCCATTGTCCGCAATCCGAATCGACACCCAGCGGCCCGGTCGCTTCAGGTCAGGGCGATCGCGCTGGGATTGAATCGCCGTCACAATCTCGATCGTGGGGGGAATGATGTCGGGTTCCGTACCGTCCGGTCGGGGCGATCGCACCTGATTCGTGACGGCAGGTTCTAGGAGTGAATCCACCGCCGTGATCAAAATATTCATCAACACCTGAGTCAAATGCCCCACGTAGCAGGTGATCGGCGGCAATTGACAATAGGACTTTTTGATCGCAATTTCGCTGGAAAGGCGACTTTTCAGCAGCAGCAAAATCCCATCTAACACCGTATGGAGATCCGCCGGTTTGGGGTAAACATCATCCACATGACAGAAATTCTGCAAACTCATCGCCAAGTCCCGCAGGCGTTTCGCGCCGGTGGTGACACTCTCCACGGCTCTGGGCACATCCGCTTGGAGATAGTCCAGTTCAAGGTCTTCAATTAAGGCCTGGAGCGGAGCCGGGGGATTGGGAATATGGGTTTGGTAGGCGGCGATCAGTTGGAGCAGATCTTGGCTGTATCGGTCGATGTGGGTGAGGTTGCCCCAAATGAAGCCGACGGGATCAAGAATTTCATGGGCAATGCCATCGACGAGGCGACCCAAGCTCGCCATCCGTTCGCTTTGGATCATCTGAGCTTGGGTGCGTTCGTAGCGCACTTGGGTTTCAATGCCCCGCAGTTGCCAAGCGGTGAGGCTGAGTTGACCAAAATCAAGCACACGATAGTCTGCCGGGGCAACACAGACGATCACCGGCTCGCTGGCGAATTGGGGCGATCGCTTCAAGGCCCGTTGCAACGCCGTCAAGATCGGTGTCTTAGCGGAGAGCACGAGCAGGTCGTTGTGGTTGTAGCGAAAAAAGACCCGCAGTGGATTGTCCAGAAATAAATCCAACCCCTGGGGGAGGAGAAGATATTCCAAAAACTGTCGCCGGGAAATCATGCCGATAAACGACTGATTTTCCGTGAGAATTACACCCGGCAAGAGCGGATCACTATCAAAGACATCAGCGAGTTCGACCCCAAGGCGGCTATTTTCAAAGGACAGGTCATAGAGTTGCAGACTGTCAAGATTAGATTCGAGGTGAATATCATTGAAAAACATCGGAACTCGATGGGAAATGAGCGGGAAAGCACATTGGGATGGGACAGGCTCAGAATGTGGTGGAAATGGCGATCACAGGGCAGGTGGGAATACATTGCTCGCACAGGACACAGCGCGATCGCGTGAATTGCAACTGAAAGGTTTGGGGGTGCAAACTGAGGGCCTCGGTGGGACAAACCCCGGTACAAAGACCGCAATCCACACAAATCGTCTCGTCAATCACAATTTCGCGGCTGGTGACCGATACCGTGATGTCGTGCGATCGCATCCAATCAATCGAAGCGTCAATCTCATCAATATCCCCTAGTAACTCCACAATCAATTTACCCACCTGATTGGGAGCCACTTGGGCCCGGATAATATTGGCAGCCACGTTAAAGTCTTTCGCCAGTCGGTACGTGACAGGCATATGGACAGTGCGGCGGGGAAAGGTCAATGTGACTCGTTTTTTCATGGCGACCCCCTCGATATGATCATCAACACCCCTGCCTTGTACAGGTTACATTATGAGGAAACCGGAACAGTCTAAATCGAAACGGGTATGACAGAGAATCTCACGACACCGAACCGCGTTCGTAACATTTTAATTGCTGCTGTGGCGATCCTCCTCAGCGCGGCGCTCTTCTTTTCGCTCCAACAGGAAACCAGTACCGGGAATCTTGATCAACAGGCCGAACAAGCGATCCCCCTCACGGTGGCGCTCACCAATGGCAAGCCAACGCTGATCGAGTTTTACGCCAATTGGTGTACCAGTTGCCAAGCGATGGCGGGTGACCTGGCGACGGTGAAGGCGGAGTATGGCGATCGCATCAACTTCGTCATGCTCAACGTTGATAATTCCAAATGGCTCCCGGAACTGCTGCAATACGACGTAGACGGGATTCCCCAGTTTGTCTATCTTGACGCAACGGGAGAGGCGATCGCCCAAACCATCGGCGAACAACCCCTCACCATCCTCGCAGCCGACATGAACGCCCTCGCCCTCGCCCAACCCCTCCCCTACGCCAACACCACCGGCCGCACCTCCCGCGTTGATCCCAACCTCACCGCCCCACCTCCCCCCGCCGGGAGTGATCCCCGCAGCCACGGGGCCCAAGCCGCTCCCACGCGCTAACCCGCCGCCCGTCTCGATCCAGCACGGACAGTGAAGCCCGCCAGACCCCACTGTTGTCAGACCGAGAGTGCGTCTCCTATGATGGAAACCAGAAGTATCTGTCGTTGGCAGGTGCTTCACCCCTGTCAAGATTTGCAATATCTTTGCAGAAGTGGGTCTGGCCCGCTTTTTTTATTGGTGATTTTCTCATGGCTCATCCCCTGATCCCCCAACTTTTAGAATTAGCCGCTCCCATTGCTGAGCAACTCGGCCTAGAAGTCGTCGGCGCAGTGTTTCAAACGAGTAAAAGCCCCCCGGTGCTCCGGATCGATATCCGCAACCTCACCGGGGATACCGGCTTGAACGACTGTGAACAGATGAGTCGCTTGTTTGAAGCTCAACTCGATGCAACAGACCTGATTCCGGGGGCCTATGTCCTAGAACTGTCGAGTCCGGGGGTATCGCGCCAACTGACAACGGATCGAGAATTTACAGCGTTTCAGGGGTTTGCTGTGGTTGTTAAAACCTACGCCCCCTATGACGGAAAAAAGCAATGGCCCGGCCGTCTCCAACGTCGAGATTCGGAGCATCTCTATCTCAGTCAAAAAGGTAAAACGATCGCCATTCCTCGGCAAGCGATCGCCACCGTCCAACTCGATGACCACGCCGATGCGATCTAATTGGAGCCTAAAATTCCCCTATGTCCTTAGTTAATTTACCCGGTCTACGTCAGATGATCACTGAGATCAGTAATCAGCATCGTCTGCCTGAAGATTCCGTCAAAGAAGCCCTCCGTGAAGCCCTCCTCAAAGGTTACGAACGCTATCGCCGCTCCCAATTGATGGACAAAAAAACAGTCCAATTTGGCGAAGACTACTTTGAAAACTTTGAAGTAGAACTCGATGTGGATGAAGAAGGCTTTCGGGTGCTTTCCACCAAAATTATTGTCGAAGACCTTGAAGACACCGACCACCATATCTCCCTTCAAGAAGTCCAAGAAGTGACCTCGGAAGCGCAGATTGGTGATTCTGTGGTTTTAGATGTCACCCCCGAAAAACAAGACTTTGGGCGGATGGCCGCCATTCAAACCAAGCAAGTCCTGCTCCAAAAACTGCGAGATCAGCAGCGCAAACTGATCCAAGATGAATTTAAAGATATTGAAGATCAAGTCATCCCGGCCAAAGTACTGCGCTTTGAACGGCAATCCGTCATCATGGCCGTCAACAGTGAAGCAGGGGAAGTGGAGGCCGAACTCCCGAAGCGGGAACAACTCCCCAACGACACCTATCGGGTCAATGCCACCTTTAAGGTTTATTTGAAAAAAGTGCGTGAGGGGGTGCATCGGGGCCCGCAGTTGATTGTGTCACGGGCGGCGGCGGGCCTCGTGGTGGAACTGTTTGCCACGGAAGTCCCGGAAATTGAAGAAGAAATTGTGCGGATTGTGGCGGTGGCGAGGGAAGCGAATCCCCCCTCACGCTATGTGGGGCCGCGCACCAAAATTTCCGTGGATACCCTGGAGCGGGATGTGGACCCGGTGGGGGCTTGTATCGGGGCGCGGGGATCGCGGATTCAAGCGGTGGTGAATGAGTTGCGGGGGGAAAAAATCGACGCGATTCGCTGGTCGCCTGATCCGGCCACTTATATTGCCAATGCCCTCAGCCCGGCTAAAGTTGATGAAGTCTTGCTTGTGGATGCCGAAGAGCGGCAGGCGTTGGTGTTGGTGCCGGAAAATCAGCTTAGTTTAGCGATCGGGAAAGAGGGGCAAAATGTCCGTTTAGCCGCTCGCCTGACGGGGTGGAAAATTGACATCAAGGATACGGCTCGCTATCGTGCGGAGTTTGAGCATCGGGCCGGTGCTGGGGTGGGTGTTGGCGAAGAGGAATAGGGGCGCGATCGCGTCGTCTGTCGGTCGCGGTGAGGGTCTCTACCCACGGATCGGTTGAGTTCAGAGTTGAGGAGGAAAACGGTTTGCATCAAAATTATCGACGGTGTTTAGCCTGCCGCACCTGTGGGCCGAAAGTGATTTTTTGGCGAATTGTCCGCCTCCATCCCACTCGGACGGTACAATTAGACGAAGGGATGGGGCGTTCTGCGTACCTCTGTCCGACGGCGGATTGCTTGCAAGGTGCTCAAAAAAAGAATCGCTTGGGGCGATCGCTTAAAACCAATATTCCCGACGCTATCTATGATGCGCTTTGGGAGCGACTGAATCAGTCGTCCTCATTGGCGGACTGTCCGACTGTCAAGAATCCACAGAACTGACTAGGATAGAACTAAGACTTTCATTGCACTGTAGGAATGCAGACAGTGAGACCAGACAAACCTCCAACCCGAACCACAGCAGACCATTCAATCACCAAACACCAGCACAATACTCACCTTTTTGAAAACACACACGGGGCATAGTGGATGAACAACGGAAAAACGAGAATTTACGAACTATCCAAAGAGTTAAATTTGGAAAACAAAGACATCATCACCATTTGTGAAACTCTGAAGATTGCGGTCAAAAGCCACAGCAGCACAATCACCGAAGAAGAGGTGACTCAGATTCGGGCGGCGGCCCAGAGCTATCAACCCAACCCTCAAGACCAAGGGGCGATCGCAACCCCAGCCATCAAAAAAGCTGAACGCGGCCCCCGCAAACCACAAATTCGGGGCATTGTCCGTCATCAATCTGAGTCTGGCACCCTCAACAAACCCAAGACTCCCCCCGAAGCCACCCCAGATGACTCCGAAGCCGGGAGTGATGCTCGACTCATTTCGCCACCCAGCCGTCCCAGCAAACCGGCCAGTGGCAAAACCGCGCCCTCTCCCCGACGACCCGATAGAGGCGACAAAGGCGACAGTCCTAGCCCCTCCGGCGGCAAACCCAAAAACCCCGCCCCACCCCCGGAACGTCCATCAGAACGCATGGCCAGTCGGGACAACGCCCCTAGTAACGATGACGACAGTTCCCTCGAACTGCTCTCACCCCCGGCGCGGCCCAGGAAGCAGAAAGCAGCGCGAACCACAGGCAATGAACTCCCAAGCGCCAGTTCTCCAGCCAAACCGGTCAAACCCAAATTACCCCAACGGGATCGGCGCAGTTCCCCGGCTGCCTCAGAAACAGCCCCCGCTGCTGCCGCGCCGCGTCCGAAAAAACCCGATGTGGTGCAACTGGTTAAGCCCAAGGCGAAGCCGGAGTCCGTCGATCTAGACGATCAGGATGATGACACCATCACCCCCGACGATGCACCGCAGAAAACGCTCCTCGCGCCGCCCGAACGCCCCCAACCCAAACCCAAGCGGCCTAGCACCCGCAAAGGCAAAGATTGGGACGAAGAGGACGATGATGCCGATAAAGCGAAACTTGGTAAGGCCGCGAAGACCAAAACCGGCACCAAAGGGAAGCGGAAACCCCTCCTGATCGAGGATGACGATGATGAATTTGATCTCGATCAACAGGGTGAAGACGATACCTCAACGGCGGTGAGTATCTCCATTGCCCGGCCACCGAAGCCCAACCAGTCCAAATCCAACACGCCGCAAATTATGCCCAAGGGGCGTAAACCCAGCCGGCCGACGAAGGATCGCTCTGAATCCAACAATCGCAATGCTGCCCGCGAGCAACAAAAAGCGGCGGCGAAGCCACCGGAAGTGGTGACCCTGACCGGCAGCATGAGCATGCGGGAACTGTCTGAACTGATCAAGATTCCAGAAACGGAAATCATTCGGGATCTCTTTACGAAAGGAATTGCGATTAACATCACCCAAACCCTGGATCTAGAAACCTCCACCAAGGTGATCCAAGAGTTGGGGATTGAAGTGGAAACCCCTGAGGCGAAATCGGCAGCCACCAAGAGCGAAATGCTCGATCTCGATGATCTCGAAAACCTGCAAACTCGTCCTCCGGTGGTGACGATCATGGGTCACGTTGACCATGGGAAAACGACACTCCTCGACTCGATCCGCAAAACAAAAGTGGCTCAAGGCGAGGCCGGTGGCATCACCCAGCATATTGGTGCGTATCACGTTGATGTGGAGCACAATGGCAAGGTGCAGCAGGTGGTGTTCCTCGATACACCGGGTCACGAAGCCTTTACGGCGATGCGGGCCCGGGGAACGAAAGTCACCGATATCGCGATTTTGGTGGTGGCGGCCGATGATGGCGTGCAACCCCAAACCCGTGAGGCGATTAGCCATGCGAAGGCGGCGGGTGTGCCGTTGATCGTGGCGATTAACAAGGTGGATAAGCCGGATTCAGAACCCGATCGCATTAAACAGGAACTGACCGAACAGGGGTTAGTGCCGGAAGAGTGGGGCGGTGAAACGATTATGGTTCCCGTCAGTGCGATCAAGGGGGATAACCTCGATACCCTGCTGGAGATGATCCTGCTGGTGTCGGAAATGGAAGAACTGTCGGCGAATCCGGATCGACCGGCTCGCGGTACGGTGATCGAAGCGCACCTCGATAAGTCGCGGGGGCCGGTGGCGACGCTACTGATTCAGAATGGGACGCTGCGCGTTGGCGATAGTGTGGTGGCAGGGGCAACCCTGGGTAAAATCCGCGCTATGGTGGACGATCGCGGCGATCGCGTCGAATCGGCCACGCCATCCTTTGCGGTGGAAGTTCTGGGGATGAACGATGTGCCCTCAGCCGGGGATGAGTTCAGCATCTTCGCCAGTGAAAAAGAAGCGCGGGCGGTGGCCGATGAACGGGCCGCCGAACGACGGGAAAATCGTCTCCAGCAGGCGATGTCCCGCCGCGTGACCTTGAGCAGCTTGTCTGCTCAGGCCCAAGAGGGTGAGTTGAAAGAACTCAACCTGATTCTGAAAGCGGATGTCCAAGGGTCGGTGGAGGCGATCGCGGCCTCCCTCGAAAAACTGCCCCAAGGTGAAGTCCAAATCCGGATGCTCTTAGCGGCTCCGGGTGAGATTAGCGAGACGGATGTGGATCTCGCGGCGGCCTCTGGCGCGGTGATCATCGGGTTTAATACTGACCTGGCATCGGGCGCGGCCAGTGCTGCGGATCGTGAAGGGGTGGATATTCGTGAGTACACGATTATCTACAACCTCTTGGATGATGTGCAAGCGGCGATGGAAGGTCTCCTCGAACCGGAAGAAGTGGAAGAATACCTCGGTACGGTGGAAGTTCGTGCGGTCTTCCCGGTGGGTAAAGGATCAGTGGCGGGGTGCTATGTGCTCTCCGGTAAGGTGATTCGGAACCGTCGGATGCGGGTGATGCGGGGTGACCAAGTCATCCACGATGGCATCATGGATTCGCTGAAACGGATCAAAGAGGATGTGCGTGAGGTGAATGCAGGTTACGAATGCGGGATCGGCTCGGATAAGTTTAACGACTGGCAAGAGGGCGATCGCATCGAAGCGTACCAAATGATCATGAAACGCCGTACCCTCTCCATGGTCTAATGCCCATTGCGATCGCGTTCTTGTCGGAGCGCGATCGCTCATTTTTTAGATTGCACCATGACTTCTTTTCGTTCCGACCCGTACCTGTGGCTCCACCTCTCGGGCCTTGCGGCTGTGCCCCTCTGGCTCTTCGTCGCTTGGTTAGGCATTGCCGCCGGCTACCCCATTGCCCCGACGCTGCTCGAAATGATTCTGCTCGTCAGTGTGGGCATCGTGCCGATTCTCGTGATGCAATGGAAACGCCCCTTTTCCCCCTTTGGCCTGTTGTTGTTGTCCCTGCAACCGAGTCAACTCAGCCTGGAGCAGCGCAAAATGTTGCAGCGCCTCCAGAGCAATCGCACCCACATTTTGACCGGCTTGGGCGTGATTCCGATGATTTGGGTGATCGGTCAACTCTATGCCCTCGCTCCCTTGGCCCAAAGTGCGACCCCGATTCCCAACCATGTTTTAGGGCTGGGCGTTGCAGCGATCGCCCTCCTCGCCGCTAATCTGTTCTGGCAAGTACCCCTCAGTGTGGTGGGGGTCCTACTCACTCGCCCGTCCCAATTTGACGCGACCGAACCCTATCCCGTCGCCGCAATTTCTGCCGCCTTCACCAGCCCAGGTTTTCCCGTCCAAAAGATCTTACCGGTCGTCTCGTCGGCCAGTCCTGCCGTTGCTCCCCCTCCTGCCCCCGTCTCGACAGCACCAGAGCCTGAGGAATCAGAGACTGATGCGATCGCTATCCCAACCCCTGACGATTCACCAGACCCGTCAGAACCACCCTTAGCATCCGTCAAGACCGCCGTTGAAGCCTCGGCATCTGTTGAACCAGCCGCTGCCGTTGCGGAAACAGCAGAGCTTCCCGCCGAAGCAGAACCCACCACCGCAGAGGAAGCATCGGTAACAGACGCAGAGTCAGCAACTGCCGCAACCACCCCCACCGCAGACGAATCCGCAACGGATGAGATGACATGACGGGATCACCCGATTGTGATCATGATCCGTTTTGTGTTCCTTGCATCATAATGAAGCTCTAGACTACAGTATGGTTGATGAGAAAGTGTAAACCTTTGTAACCTTCGGAGGTGCAAATGTCGAGTTCTACGGTTCCATCTGCCGCCTGGGCTAGTGACCAAGATGTCTGGCCTAGCCTCAAACAAGCGATCGCCAACAGTTCAGGTTTTGGCCGGTGGCAAAGCTTAAAACAAGCCAGCGATACCCCCCTCTCGGATAATTTGGACGAGCAAGTCCGTCGCTATTTGCGGGAAACCTTAGCGACCTTAGCCTACTAGTTGATTCATCCTCCTTGATCGGGATCGGGTTCGGGATTTGGTGTGAGGATCGACCCCGATATAGCAACAACCCAGCATCCTGATTGAGTCCTACACATCATGGTAAAAATCATTCACCGTCGCGCCCTACCCCCTCAGTCGGTTTACGACATTGGTGTAGAGCGCGACCATAATTTTCTACTGCCATCGGGGTGGGTCGCGTCCAACTGCTTCAATAAATCCCACTCCACCGCCTACGCCTACGTCACCTATCAAACGGCGTACCTGAAAGCTAACTACCCGATCGAGTACATGGCAGCGTTGTTGACGAGCAACAGCGGCAATAAAGATAAGGTGGAAAGCTACATCAACACCTGTAAGCGGATGGGAATTAACGTCGAGCCGCCGGATATTAACCGCTCCGATGTGGACTTTACCCCTTGTGAAGCGTCGATTCTGTTTGGATTCTCCGCTGTGCCGAGCTTGGGGGATGGCGCGATCGAAAATATTCTCAATGCCCGGTCGGCCGCGGGGGGCGCGTTCCAATCCTTCGCGGACTTTTGTAGTCGGATTGACTCGCGCACCGTGAACCGTCGCACCATTGAAACCCTGATTAAATGTGGCGCATTCCAAGGGTTGAATGACAATCGCAATCAGTTGATCGAAGCGATCGATACGATGCTGGCCTGGGCGCAACAGCAGGCCAAGGATCGCGATAGTGGTCAGATGAGTCTGTTTGGCAGTTTAGACGCGACGACGGCGGCCAGTAATGGCTTTAATGCCGCGCCGACGCTGCCCAATGTGCCCGATTTCCCGTCGGCGGAAAAACTGAAGCTCGAAAAAGAATTACTGGGGTTCTACGTGTCTGAACATCCTCTCGATGCCCTGCGTCCGGCGTTAACGGTGATGGCTCCGATTAACCTGGTGGATTTGGGGAATTATGGCAAACGTCACCGCCTCAGCACGATCGCAGTGGTGAATACAATCCGGGTGATCAACACGAAAAAGGGCGATCGCATGGCCTTCCTTGGCCTTGAAGATCAATCCGGGGAAGCCGAAGGGGTAATTTTCCCCCGTACCTTTGAAACCCTAGAACCGTTGCTCCAAGAGGATGTCCCCTTTATCCTGTGGGGCAAGGCGGATCGGCGCGATGATAAAGTGGCGCAACTGTTGATCGACGATGCCGAACCCGTCGAAGTGGCCCAAATGATCCTCGTGGAATTGACCCCCCAACAAGCCACCGATCCCAAAGCCCAAACCACCCTCCGCAGTATTCTCAATTCCCATAGCGGCGAACAGCAAAAACAACACGCCAAAGTCCCCGTGATTGCGGCGATTGGCGATGGGAGCGATCGCAAATTTGTCCGCCTCCCGCAACAACTTTGGTCCCAAAACTATAACAGCGTCGTCGCCGACCTCCAAAAGAACCACTACAGCGCCCAAGCTCAACCCCTAATGCCGCACCGCTCACCCTAACTGGCTGAAATCTATGACGTTACATCAGATTAAAGACCTTGCCCAAACCCTGGCCCCGCGTCTGATTGAAATCCGCCGCCACCTCCACGCCCATCCGGAACTCAGCGGCCAAGAATATCAAACTGCGGCCTATGTGGCGGGGGTGTTGTCCTCGTCGGGCTTGCAAGTGGAAGAAGCTGTGGGCAAAACCGGCGTGGTGGGTCACTTAACCGGCCAGAATAGCGACTCGCGGGTGTTGGCGATTCGGACGGATATGGATGCCCTGCCGATCGCCGAGCGGACAAATCTTGAGTTTGCCTCGCGCCATCCAGGGGTGATGCACGCCTGTGGCCATGATGTGCATACGACGGTGGGCCTAGGGGCTGCGATGGTGTTGGCCCAACTCCAGGACAAGCTACCGGGGACGGTGCGGTTTTTGTTTCAACCAGCGGAGGAAATCGCCCAAGGTGCAGGCTGGATGGTGCGGGATGGGGCGATGCGGGATGTGACCCATATTCTGGGGATGCATGTGTTTCCGTCGATTCCGGCGCGATCGCTCGGTGTCCGTTACGGGGCATTAACTGCTGCCGCCGATGATCTGGAAATTTTTATCCAAGGGGAATCGGGCCATGGTGCGCGTCCCCACGAAGCCAAGGATGCGATCTGGATTGCCGCTCAGGTGATCACCACCC
Coding sequences within:
- a CDS encoding M20 family metallopeptidase produces the protein MTLHQIKDLAQTLAPRLIEIRRHLHAHPELSGQEYQTAAYVAGVLSSSGLQVEEAVGKTGVVGHLTGQNSDSRVLAIRTDMDALPIAERTNLEFASRHPGVMHACGHDVHTTVGLGAAMVLAQLQDKLPGTVRFLFQPAEEIAQGAGWMVRDGAMRDVTHILGMHVFPSIPARSLGVRYGALTAAADDLEIFIQGESGHGARPHEAKDAIWIAAQVITTLQQAISRTQNPLRPIVLTIGQISGGRAPNVIADQVRMAGTVRSLHPETHADLPQWIEHLVTSICTQYGATGEVNYRRGVPSVQNDPAMTQLLEQTAVDLWGRDRVQLLPDPSLGAEDFALYLEHAPGSMFRLGVGRPDQSNPPLHHPEFCVDEDAIVTGVVTFAAAAWNYWQFHG
- a CDS encoding DNA polymerase III subunit alpha (main replicative polymerase), translating into MVKIIHRRALPPQSVYDIGVERDHNFLLPSGWVASNCFNKSHSTAYAYVTYQTAYLKANYPIEYMAALLTSNSGNKDKVESYINTCKRMGINVEPPDINRSDVDFTPCEASILFGFSAVPSLGDGAIENILNARSAAGGAFQSFADFCSRIDSRTVNRRTIETLIKCGAFQGLNDNRNQLIEAIDTMLAWAQQQAKDRDSGQMSLFGSLDATTAASNGFNAAPTLPNVPDFPSAEKLKLEKELLGFYVSEHPLDALRPALTVMAPINLVDLGNYGKRHRLSTIAVVNTIRVINTKKGDRMAFLGLEDQSGEAEGVIFPRTFETLEPLLQEDVPFILWGKADRRDDKVAQLLIDDAEPVEVAQMILVELTPQQATDPKAQTTLRSILNSHSGEQQKQHAKVPVIAAIGDGSDRKFVRLPQQLWSQNYNSVVADLQKNHYSAQAQPLMPHRSP